From Hypomesus transpacificus isolate Combined female chromosome 3, fHypTra1, whole genome shotgun sequence:
CACAGGTTTTACCATTGCATTTTATGACTACAGTTCATCCCATCCATGCAGATGAGACTGAGTATCACAATGAAAGCCTTTTCAGTGAAGGTCTACTCTGAATGTTCTCTTGCGTCACAAATCATTGCAGGCAGCAATTGTCTCAAGGTAATCAGACAACTCCTCGCCCTTtatttcttctttctcccttgtttttttctctttgtctcctctcgctctctctcctttttttatcCCTTATTttgcctctcctcttccctctctcctcccctctctgcttctccctgtccttTAGTTCTCCTTGTCAGAACGGAGGCTCTTGTAGGGACTCAGGGGGCTGGGCAGccaccccctcctgtctctgtaCCCCTGGGTTCTCCGGAGACTTCTGTGAGATGGGTGTCACTGACAGCTGCCAGTCCAACCCTTGTCTCCACGGAGGGAGCTGCACAACAGACAACCACAACCAAACATTCAGATGCTTTTGCACTGCTGGATTTACTGGGCCAACCTGCAATTCCACAGacgcctccccctcctttccttcctcctcttcaccctcttcctcaccgccctcttcctcctccagctcttcctcctcttcacgcTCCTCCACATCCTCATCCGCCACAGAAGCTGTCTCTGCCTGTGCCAGCCAGCCTTGTGCACACGGTGCCAGCTGCGTACTTCTCACAGACGGAACCATCCACTGTGTTTGTCAACCGGGGTTTTCAGGAGCCACATGTACCCACCAGCACAAGGCCAAGAAAGCTAAGAGGCCAGACGGACGAGCCTTCGATTCCCAGGGTCACGGCCAgggcctccctcttcccccacaGCACTACTCTCTCCCTGCCCATGCTTTCCACAAGCTACTGCGTCCACCAGAGAGGGACCTGCTGAAGATCACCCTGAGGGAGAGGGTGCAGGGCTCAGGGGGCCTGGT
This genomic window contains:
- the LOC124466539 gene encoding protein delta homolog 1-like translates to MCLSTWCLFLCVTVGIAKGFECSAGCNLENGYCEKPEECRCHPGWQGATCNQCVPFPGCLHGSCQHAWQCVCEDGWVGSLCDHNTNLCSSKPCSGNSTCIETGEGGYLCVCPPGYAGDSCHLRKSLCLTDSSPCQNGGSCRDSGGWAATPSCLCTPGFSGDFCEMGVTDSCQSNPCLHGGSCTTDNHNQTFRCFCTAGFTGPTCNSTDASPSFPSSSSPSSSPPSSSSSSSSSSRSSTSSSATEAVSACASQPCAHGASCVLLTDGTIHCVCQPGFSGATCTHQHKAKKAKRPDGRAFDSQGHGQGLPLPPQHYSLPAHAFHKLLRPPERDLLKITLRERVQGSGGLVNQGQLLCFGLLGLLTCLVILGTTGIVFFGRCEAWLANARYSQMVHHQREQLLREVGREGDEGGHSVNIILPEKIKLTSFGRHYTSI